The following are from one region of the Paramagnetospirillum magnetotacticum MS-1 genome:
- a CDS encoding MBOAT family O-acyltransferase: MLFNSAPFLFAFLPLVLAGFALARRMGWRPAMAFLTLASIVFYAWWNPAYAWPLAVSIIANFAFGQAIARTRETAWGGAVLALGVAANLAFLGVFKYERFFAESVAPLLGLIIESHRLDLPLGVSFFTFTQIAYLVDVRRKLAQDGDALSYTLFVTFFPHLIAGPIIHHKEMMPQFRQPRRQTSASENLVAGLSLFAIGLFKKAVIADWVASYVAPGFGAAASGQELNLLAAWGCALAYTVQIYFDFSGYSDMAVGLARLFGIDLPVNFNSPYKSTSIIEFWRRWHMTLSRFLRDYLYFPLGGGRCGPVRRHVNLMIVMALGGLWHGAAWTFVAWGCLHGLMLVANHLWREVRPSGPGRSEVIAGWVLTQILVVVAWVFFRAPNFASALIVLKGMAGLSGLTGGEVKVAWDGLFLSLALMAVCVLAPNSQEIMQATEPGLEPVARPERFAWKPTTGWAWALAAMLACSVMTLWRTSEFLYYQF, encoded by the coding sequence ATGCTGTTCAATTCGGCGCCCTTCCTCTTCGCCTTCCTGCCCCTGGTCCTGGCCGGGTTCGCATTGGCCCGGCGGATGGGATGGCGTCCGGCCATGGCCTTCCTGACGCTCGCCTCCATCGTCTTTTACGCCTGGTGGAATCCGGCCTATGCCTGGCCGCTGGCGGTTTCCATCATCGCCAACTTCGCCTTCGGCCAAGCCATCGCCCGGACCCGCGAGACAGCCTGGGGCGGTGCCGTCCTGGCGCTCGGCGTGGCCGCCAATCTGGCCTTTCTCGGTGTTTTCAAATACGAGCGCTTCTTCGCCGAGTCCGTAGCCCCCTTGCTGGGTTTGATAATCGAATCGCACCGGCTGGATCTGCCGCTCGGCGTATCGTTCTTCACCTTCACCCAGATCGCCTATCTGGTGGATGTCAGGCGCAAGCTGGCCCAGGACGGCGACGCGCTCAGCTACACTTTGTTCGTCACCTTCTTTCCCCATCTGATCGCCGGGCCCATCATCCACCACAAGGAGATGATGCCCCAGTTCCGCCAGCCCCGGCGCCAGACCTCGGCATCGGAAAATCTGGTGGCCGGGCTGTCGCTCTTCGCCATCGGACTGTTCAAGAAGGCGGTGATCGCCGATTGGGTGGCGTCCTATGTCGCGCCGGGTTTCGGCGCCGCCGCGTCGGGTCAGGAATTGAACCTGCTGGCCGCCTGGGGCTGCGCCTTGGCCTATACGGTACAGATCTATTTCGACTTCTCGGGCTATTCCGACATGGCGGTGGGCTTAGCGCGCCTGTTCGGCATCGACCTGCCGGTCAATTTCAACTCGCCCTACAAGTCCACCAGCATCATCGAGTTCTGGCGGCGCTGGCATATGACGCTGTCGCGATTCCTGCGCGACTACCTCTATTTCCCCTTAGGGGGAGGACGCTGCGGGCCTGTGCGCCGCCACGTCAATCTGATGATCGTCATGGCGCTGGGCGGGCTGTGGCACGGCGCGGCCTGGACCTTCGTCGCCTGGGGCTGCCTGCATGGGCTGATGCTGGTGGCCAACCATCTATGGCGGGAGGTGCGCCCCAGCGGGCCAGGGCGGAGCGAGGTTATCGCCGGTTGGGTGCTGACCCAGATTCTGGTGGTCGTCGCCTGGGTGTTCTTCCGCGCCCCCAATTTTGCCTCGGCCCTGATCGTGCTGAAGGGCATGGCGGGCTTGAGCGGCCTTACAGGCGGCGAGGTCAAGGTGGCCTGGGACGGGTTGTTCCTGTCGCTGGCCCTGATGGCGGTCTGCGTGCTGGCCCCCAACAGCCAGGAGATCATGCAGGCCACCGAGCCGGGGCTGGAACCCGTAGCCAGACCGGAGCGTTTCGCCTGGAAACCCACCACCGGCTGGGCCTGGGCTTTGGCCGCCATGCTGGCCTGTTCCGTCATGACCCTGTGGCGGACCAGCGAATTCCTCTATTACCAGTTCTGA
- the moaA gene encoding GTP 3',8-cyclase MoaA: MIDPFGRKVSYLRVSVTDRCDLRCVYCMAEDMHFLPKADILSLEELERLCGAFVRQGVRKLRLTGGEPLVRRNIMSLITNLGRLVKSGDLDELTLTTNATQLAKYAEGLAAAGVRRLNVSLDSLDAAKFEAITRWGKLDQVLEGIMAAKAAGLAVKINTVALKGGNEDEHEHLVEWCGSHGFDLTFIETMPMGDIHSDRTEQYLPLSLVRSRLEQRFSLSDIDYRTGGPARYVRVAETGGRIGFITPMTHNFCETCNRVRVTCTGTLYMCLGQEDAADLRTPLRASEGDQLLEAAIAEAIARKPKGHDFIIDRDAHPAVGRHMSVTGG, encoded by the coding sequence ATGATCGATCCGTTTGGACGCAAGGTCAGCTATCTGCGCGTGTCGGTGACCGACCGCTGCGATCTGCGCTGCGTCTATTGCATGGCCGAGGACATGCATTTCCTGCCCAAGGCCGACATCTTGTCGCTGGAGGAATTGGAGAGGCTGTGCGGCGCCTTTGTCCGCCAGGGCGTGCGCAAGTTGCGTCTGACCGGTGGCGAGCCTCTGGTCCGGCGCAATATCATGAGCCTGATCACCAATCTGGGCCGCCTGGTCAAGTCGGGGGATCTGGACGAACTGACGCTGACCACCAACGCCACCCAACTGGCCAAATACGCCGAAGGTCTGGCGGCGGCGGGTGTGCGGCGGCTCAATGTCTCGCTGGACAGTCTGGACGCGGCCAAATTCGAGGCCATCACCCGCTGGGGCAAGCTCGATCAGGTCTTGGAAGGCATCATGGCCGCCAAGGCAGCCGGTCTGGCGGTCAAGATCAATACCGTGGCGCTGAAAGGCGGCAACGAGGACGAGCACGAACATCTGGTGGAATGGTGCGGGAGCCACGGCTTCGACCTCACCTTCATCGAGACCATGCCCATGGGCGATATCCACTCCGACCGCACCGAGCAGTACCTGCCCCTTTCCCTGGTGCGCTCACGGCTGGAACAGCGCTTTTCGCTGTCCGATATCGATTACCGTACCGGCGGCCCGGCCCGCTATGTGAGGGTGGCCGAGACCGGGGGGCGGATCGGCTTCATCACCCCCATGACCCATAATTTCTGCGAGACCTGCAACCGCGTGCGGGTGACCTGCACCGGCACGCTGTATATGTGTCTGGGCCAGGAGGACGCCGCCGATCTGCGCACGCCTTTGCGGGCCAGCGAGGGCGACCAGTTGCTGGAGGCGGCCATCGCCGAGGCCATCGCCAGAAAGCCCAAGGGCCACGACTTCATCATCGACCGCGACGCCCACCCCGCCGTGGGCCGGCATATGAGCGTCACCGGCGGCTGA
- a CDS encoding DUF2478 domain-containing protein, translated as MPPAPQSCPPAIGAVIYPPGKPPEALLARFAAQLTERGFRLGGLLQDTLRDASGRKTNMTVTEIDTGRKLSIGQSLGKDAKSCILDSQALAEASGSVRRAIESHADLLFINKFSKSEMEGEGLAGDMLAAVAEGVPVLTAVPGVLIEEWTAFTGGQTELIAPSLAALWRWWGPERLYADLANGVEDAPVKRVVVGLNWTMVETETGLGLAQTPERGTPGCNAAPDAGRRSEAGLKALAGLVHSTNAFDQALGMAACNAHYNRFDLDLPDGNGLESFGVKGGGTVVIGAFPGIAERLPGAKVIDRKPGPGQYPEAATEWLLPAAEAVIMTASTLANRSAPRLLRLARFARVAMVGPGAPLTDRLTSYGIEVSSGLIATDPDGMARAVTEGGGAKDLKRHGRQATIRRAAP; from the coding sequence ATGCCCCCCGCTCCGCAATCCTGCCCCCCGGCCATCGGCGCGGTGATCTATCCGCCGGGCAAGCCGCCCGAGGCCCTGCTGGCCCGGTTCGCCGCCCAATTGACCGAGCGCGGATTCCGGCTGGGCGGATTGCTGCAAGACACACTGCGCGATGCCTCGGGCCGCAAGACGAACATGACGGTGACCGAGATCGATACGGGCCGCAAATTGTCCATCGGCCAAAGCCTGGGCAAGGATGCCAAATCCTGCATCCTGGATTCCCAGGCCCTGGCCGAGGCCTCGGGCTCTGTGCGCCGCGCCATCGAGAGCCATGCCGACCTGCTGTTCATCAACAAATTCTCCAAATCCGAGATGGAGGGCGAGGGGCTGGCTGGCGACATGCTGGCCGCCGTGGCCGAGGGCGTGCCGGTGCTGACCGCCGTGCCCGGCGTGCTGATCGAGGAATGGACAGCGTTCACCGGCGGCCAGACCGAACTGATCGCGCCCAGCCTTGCCGCCCTGTGGCGCTGGTGGGGGCCCGAGCGGCTTTACGCCGATCTGGCCAACGGCGTCGAGGACGCCCCGGTCAAGCGGGTGGTGGTCGGCCTCAACTGGACCATGGTGGAGACCGAAACCGGCCTGGGTCTGGCCCAGACGCCGGAGCGCGGCACGCCGGGATGCAACGCCGCCCCCGATGCGGGACGGCGGAGCGAGGCGGGTCTGAAGGCCCTGGCCGGACTGGTTCATTCCACCAATGCCTTCGATCAGGCCTTAGGGATGGCCGCCTGCAACGCCCATTACAACCGCTTTGATCTGGACCTTCCCGACGGCAACGGACTGGAAAGCTTTGGGGTCAAGGGCGGCGGCACCGTGGTGATCGGAGCCTTTCCCGGCATTGCCGAGCGTCTGCCGGGTGCCAAGGTCATCGACCGCAAGCCGGGTCCCGGCCAATACCCCGAGGCCGCGACCGAATGGCTGCTGCCCGCAGCCGAAGCGGTGATCATGACCGCCTCGACCCTGGCCAACCGCTCGGCGCCCCGCCTGCTGCGCCTGGCCCGTTTCGCCCGCGTCGCCATGGTGGGGCCGGGCGCACCGCTCACCGACCGCCTGACCAGCTATGGAATCGAGGTCAGTTCCGGCCTGATCGCCACCGACCCCGACGGCATGGCCCGCGCCGTGACCGAGGGCGGCGGGGCTAAGGATCTGAAGCGCCATGGCCGCCAAGCCACCATCCGGCGTGCCGCGCCATGA
- a CDS encoding polysaccharide deacetylase family protein, which produces MMRQMEDASTVAITIDDAPMPDTTPAMLDLLDRFGAKATFFMSGCRAESAEDVIAETVKRGHAIYAHGWDHVRLDREPTSRLRGDMERCEALLARHRPTPEPYLVRLPYNGGRRSARIHRALAQWRPGCALVHWGPSTEDHMTSTRCTCADDVEVECRKDVDRLLADPRLPGGILLMHDQPINERPGAEFKPAVTITMLRLLLEGLSAQSLRCVTLPPPPPQAWWQRFILV; this is translated from the coding sequence ATGATGCGGCAGATGGAGGATGCCTCGACGGTGGCCATCACCATCGACGACGCCCCCATGCCCGACACCACGCCAGCGATGCTCGACCTGCTGGACCGTTTCGGGGCCAAGGCCACCTTCTTCATGAGCGGCTGCCGCGCGGAGAGCGCCGAAGACGTGATCGCCGAGACGGTGAAGCGTGGCCACGCAATCTATGCCCATGGCTGGGACCATGTGCGCCTCGACCGCGAGCCCACGTCGCGCCTGCGGGGCGACATGGAGCGCTGCGAGGCGCTGCTGGCCCGCCACCGCCCGACGCCTGAACCCTATCTGGTGCGTCTGCCCTATAACGGCGGGCGGCGCTCGGCCCGCATTCACCGGGCACTGGCCCAGTGGCGCCCCGGCTGCGCCCTGGTCCACTGGGGCCCCAGCACTGAGGATCACATGACCTCGACCCGCTGCACCTGTGCCGATGATGTGGAGGTCGAGTGCCGCAAGGATGTGGACCGCCTGCTGGCCGATCCCCGGCTGCCCGGTGGCATCCTTTTGATGCACGACCAGCCCATCAACGAGCGCCCCGGGGCCGAGTTCAAACCCGCCGTCACCATCACCATGCTGCGGCTGCTGCTGGAAGGCCTGAGCGCCCAATCCTTGCGCTGCGTCACCTTGCCGCCGCCCCCGCCTCAGGCGTGGTGGCAACGCTTCATCCTGGTCTGA
- a CDS encoding glycosyltransferase family 4 protein yields the protein MRILHTIPGRNWGGMEHRTLEQVRWLKSHGHDVWLASPQDGESYKRAQAAGMPVVDFDFDRPWKPATVRSFRKLLIEKSVEVVDTHVTRDAKTACACLDLVAVVRSRHVNQPLKGGAIRRLQWRMGADHIITVAECTRSQLLGVGLADAKRSVSIGGWADERFFDLPDPVATRARLRAELNIPAEAYAWVCVGMIRPDKGQDHLLAALALLKARGLSPMLTIVGSATSECADYERGLHAQLSAAGLAGQVVFTGYREDVSELMQMGDAVVIPSLTEAQPRVAVQAFAVGKPVVASAVGGVPEIVFDGETGLLVPAADPARLAEAMARIMTDHDATARMAANARQMAEKDMRFDNRMNQTLEVYRTAQAHARKRFLPKFRGVGA from the coding sequence TTGCGCATTCTCCACACCATTCCGGGACGCAATTGGGGCGGCATGGAGCATCGCACCCTGGAACAGGTGCGCTGGCTGAAATCCCACGGCCACGACGTCTGGCTGGCCTCGCCCCAAGACGGCGAGTCCTATAAGCGCGCCCAGGCCGCCGGGATGCCGGTGGTGGATTTCGACTTCGACCGCCCGTGGAAGCCCGCCACGGTGCGAAGCTTCCGCAAGCTGCTCATCGAAAAGAGTGTCGAGGTGGTTGACACCCATGTCACCCGCGACGCCAAGACCGCCTGCGCCTGCCTGGATCTGGTGGCCGTGGTGCGGTCGCGCCATGTCAACCAGCCCTTGAAGGGCGGCGCCATCCGCCGCCTGCAATGGCGCATGGGCGCCGACCACATCATCACCGTGGCCGAATGCACGCGGAGCCAATTGCTGGGCGTCGGCCTTGCCGATGCCAAACGCTCGGTCTCCATCGGCGGCTGGGCGGACGAGCGCTTCTTCGACCTGCCCGACCCTGTCGCCACCCGCGCCAGACTGCGCGCGGAATTGAATATCCCCGCCGAAGCCTATGCCTGGGTCTGCGTCGGCATGATCCGCCCCGACAAGGGCCAGGACCATCTGCTGGCAGCGTTAGCCCTGCTCAAAGCCAGAGGCCTGTCACCCATGTTGACGATCGTCGGCTCGGCCACCAGCGAATGCGCCGATTACGAGCGCGGTCTACACGCGCAGTTGAGCGCCGCAGGGCTTGCCGGGCAGGTGGTCTTTACCGGCTATCGCGAGGACGTGTCGGAACTGATGCAGATGGGCGACGCGGTGGTGATTCCCTCCCTGACCGAGGCCCAGCCCCGCGTCGCCGTCCAGGCCTTCGCCGTGGGCAAGCCGGTGGTGGCCAGTGCGGTGGGCGGCGTGCCGGAAATCGTCTTCGACGGCGAAACCGGCCTTCTGGTTCCCGCCGCCGATCCCGCCCGCCTGGCCGAAGCCATGGCCCGAATCATGACCGATCATGACGCTACGGCCCGCATGGCCGCCAATGCCCGGCAGATGGCGGAAAAGGACATGCGCTTCGACAATCGCATGAACCAGACCCTGGAGGTCTACCGCACCGCCCAGGCCCATGCCCGCAAACGTTTCCTGCCCAAGTTCAGGGGAGTCGGCGCATGA
- a CDS encoding glycosyltransferase family 2 protein, with protein MTSLSALVVVCNEEKRLPACLEKLSFADKVVVVLDKCTDSTKDIALAFGAQIVEGRWDLEGDRRNTGIAACDTEWVLEVDADEHVPPALAEEIRRTIATTPFDWHEILVDNYIGERLVRHGWGASYGKAAYPGLFRKSAKTWGRDRVHPSLVWRGQKGPMLQNRLNHYVDKNISDMIRRLDSYSSAKARDLRDRGETWGSTASNIRRLVSRFFKCYVRRGGWREGGYGLIIAICAGLYPLLSHFKAKYEKE; from the coding sequence ATGACCTCCCTTTCGGCTCTTGTCGTTGTCTGCAACGAGGAAAAGCGCCTGCCTGCCTGTCTGGAAAAGCTCTCCTTCGCCGACAAGGTGGTGGTGGTCCTCGACAAGTGCACCGACAGCACCAAGGACATCGCCCTGGCCTTCGGAGCCCAGATCGTCGAGGGGCGCTGGGATCTGGAAGGCGATCGCCGCAATACCGGCATTGCCGCCTGCGACACCGAATGGGTGCTGGAGGTGGACGCCGACGAGCATGTGCCGCCCGCCCTGGCCGAGGAAATCCGCCGCACCATCGCCACCACCCCCTTCGACTGGCACGAGATCTTGGTGGACAATTACATCGGCGAGCGGCTGGTGCGCCACGGCTGGGGGGCAAGCTACGGCAAGGCCGCCTATCCCGGCCTGTTCCGCAAATCCGCCAAGACCTGGGGCCGCGACCGCGTCCATCCCTCGCTGGTCTGGCGGGGCCAAAAAGGCCCCATGCTGCAAAACCGGCTGAACCATTACGTGGACAAGAATATTTCGGACATGATCCGGCGCCTGGACTCCTATAGCAGCGCCAAGGCCCGCGACCTGCGCGACCGGGGCGAGACCTGGGGCTCCACCGCCTCCAATATCCGCCGCCTGGTCTCACGCTTCTTCAAATGCTATGTGCGGCGCGGCGGCTGGCGGGAAGGCGGCTACGGCCTGATCATCGCCATCTGCGCCGGGCTTTATCCCCTGCTGTCCCACTTCAAGGCGAAATACGAGAAGGAATAG
- a CDS encoding CopG family ribbon-helix-helix protein → MTEPAAKTQISLRVPADLVEAFDAIAKGMERDRSWVMLRALKQYLETEGADVLRELEGIAALDRGEGVDFDQVMDEADAIIAEAMARQTRKAG, encoded by the coding sequence ATGACCGAACCCGCCGCCAAGACCCAGATTTCGCTGCGCGTCCCCGCCGATTTGGTGGAGGCCTTCGACGCCATCGCCAAAGGCATGGAGCGCGACCGGTCCTGGGTGATGCTGCGCGCTCTCAAGCAATATCTGGAGACCGAGGGCGCCGATGTCCTGCGCGAGCTCGAAGGCATCGCCGCCCTCGACCGCGGGGAAGGCGTGGACTTCGATCAGGTGATGGATGAGGCCGACGCCATCATTGCCGAAGCCATGGCACGCCAGACAAGGAAGGCTGGATGA
- a CDS encoding type II toxin-antitoxin system RelE/ParE family toxin: protein MTSRRLAILSPEASAWYLAEIAYLAERNALAAEKVARRIRAARKTLAEHPNIGPPGLIPGTRRMVVGSYVLTVRLKGGAPEIIDIRHGRQADGKE, encoded by the coding sequence ATGACCTCTCGCCGCCTTGCGATTCTATCGCCGGAAGCCAGCGCCTGGTATCTCGCCGAAATCGCCTACCTAGCCGAACGCAACGCTCTGGCGGCTGAAAAAGTGGCAAGGCGCATCCGCGCCGCCCGGAAAACCCTGGCCGAACACCCCAATATCGGGCCACCGGGCCTCATTCCCGGCACCCGGCGGATGGTGGTCGGCTCCTATGTCCTGACCGTCCGCCTCAAGGGCGGAGCGCCGGAAATCATCGATATCCGCCACGGACGCCAAGCGGACGGAAAGGAATAG
- a CDS encoding glycosyltransferase has product MARIVMTDDGIVFDGATLEERPLGGAETSFIEMANALAARGHEVLVCNKCEAERVHKGVTWRPLSQGVPESADLYIPNRGDRLIRLCPNARRTIFWIHNPAGYLLKWRYQWKLALRRPVIVFSGASHASTYPAWGFAGGRETVPYGLTDLFCHANPRDQAPPPRVVFTSNPMRGLDWLLDIWERRIRPAVPNAELHVFAGTATYGAAGAAKAGRMGVVLDKAAAMSDRGVVLRGPVPKTQLVDELAAARALLYRGDIGETFCSAVAEAQAMGVPAVLGDIACMNERVIEGETGHCLKGDDAFAEAGIRILTDDSLWRRMHLACLEKQRSWRWDQAAAEFERIGDLASSSPVSATQ; this is encoded by the coding sequence ATGGCCCGCATCGTCATGACCGACGACGGCATTGTCTTCGACGGCGCCACCTTGGAGGAGCGGCCCTTAGGGGGAGCCGAGACCTCGTTCATCGAGATGGCCAACGCGCTGGCGGCACGCGGGCACGAGGTGCTGGTCTGCAACAAATGCGAGGCCGAACGGGTCCATAAGGGCGTCACCTGGAGGCCGCTTTCCCAGGGCGTGCCCGAGAGTGCCGATCTGTACATCCCCAATCGGGGCGACAGGCTGATCCGCCTGTGCCCCAATGCCAGGCGCACCATCTTCTGGATTCACAATCCAGCCGGCTATCTCTTGAAGTGGCGCTATCAGTGGAAGCTGGCGCTTCGCCGCCCGGTCATCGTCTTTTCCGGGGCCAGCCACGCCTCCACCTATCCCGCTTGGGGTTTCGCGGGCGGGCGGGAAACCGTGCCTTACGGCCTCACCGACCTGTTCTGCCACGCAAACCCGCGCGACCAAGCGCCGCCGCCCCGCGTGGTCTTCACCTCCAATCCCATGCGCGGCCTCGACTGGCTGCTCGACATCTGGGAACGGCGCATCCGTCCCGCCGTGCCCAATGCCGAACTGCACGTCTTCGCTGGAACCGCCACCTATGGCGCGGCGGGCGCGGCCAAGGCGGGCCGCATGGGCGTGGTTCTGGACAAGGCCGCCGCCATGTCCGATAGGGGCGTGGTGCTGCGCGGCCCCGTCCCCAAGACCCAATTGGTGGACGAACTGGCTGCCGCCCGCGCCCTGCTCTATCGCGGTGATATCGGCGAGACCTTCTGCTCGGCGGTGGCCGAGGCCCAGGCCATGGGCGTGCCCGCCGTGCTGGGCGACATCGCCTGCATGAACGAGCGGGTGATCGAGGGTGAAACCGGCCATTGCCTCAAAGGCGACGATGCCTTCGCCGAAGCGGGGATCCGCATCCTCACCGACGATTCCCTGTGGCGGCGGATGCATCTGGCCTGTCTGGAGAAACAGCGCTCCTGGCGCTGGGATCAGGCGGCGGCCGAATTCGAACGCATCGGCGATTTGGCCTCGTCATCGCCGGTCAGCGCCACGCAATAG
- a CDS encoding O-antigen ligase family protein: MMAECWSALKGGTQGFMAFILFGIALAMIPLLAYVNRGTVVLLIIVAVAGLWSLLRSGTFSWPLGRGIAIAFMVFIVWGGLSRWWEVTPGLALPRAGQIAALIGAGIISLAAASHLNAAGRRWVAWGLTAAMVVFFAVILADLLSRGAVDDFVMRLRGQPPSKFHVMSHFKIGISIFGILLAPLLVWYWRQRNWAAVVLLPLALVGCGVVVGSNTGLVAFALAGLVLAVASWRRKPVAAILAVVLAAGFLVTPVVIANMPPLFELAAKTRFLPNSMFHRFAIWKFTSERIAERPVLGWGLDGSRELPGGNSYLKLPAWGGDVVMDVEGLALPLHPHNLFLQVWVEIGGVGALIMLAGALVLVMRLSRSARSGPAGLAMLAGALVVGASSFGAWQAWWLACQWLFAVYCVALTGDDEAKSPMRSNSAAA, translated from the coding sequence ATGATGGCTGAGTGCTGGTCCGCCTTGAAGGGCGGAACCCAGGGCTTCATGGCCTTCATTCTGTTCGGAATCGCCTTGGCCATGATTCCGCTGCTGGCCTATGTCAATCGCGGGACCGTGGTTCTGCTGATCATCGTGGCCGTGGCCGGTTTGTGGAGCCTGTTGCGCAGCGGGACGTTCTCTTGGCCCCTGGGACGCGGCATCGCCATCGCCTTCATGGTCTTCATCGTCTGGGGCGGACTCAGCCGGTGGTGGGAAGTAACGCCGGGGCTGGCCCTGCCGCGCGCCGGACAGATCGCCGCCCTGATCGGGGCCGGGATCATTTCCCTGGCGGCGGCTTCGCACCTTAACGCGGCGGGTCGCCGCTGGGTCGCATGGGGTCTTACGGCGGCCATGGTGGTCTTTTTCGCCGTGATCCTGGCAGATCTGCTGAGCAGGGGAGCCGTGGATGACTTCGTCATGCGTCTTCGGGGGCAGCCTCCGTCCAAATTCCACGTCATGAGCCATTTCAAGATCGGCATTTCCATCTTCGGCATCCTGCTGGCGCCGCTGTTGGTCTGGTACTGGCGGCAGAGGAATTGGGCGGCTGTGGTCCTGCTGCCCCTGGCCCTGGTTGGGTGTGGCGTGGTGGTGGGCAGCAATACCGGGTTGGTGGCCTTCGCCCTGGCGGGGCTTGTCCTGGCGGTGGCTTCGTGGCGGCGCAAGCCGGTGGCGGCCATCCTGGCCGTGGTGCTGGCGGCAGGTTTTCTGGTGACGCCGGTGGTCATCGCAAATATGCCGCCGCTGTTCGAACTGGCGGCCAAGACCCGCTTCCTGCCCAATTCCATGTTTCACCGTTTCGCCATCTGGAAGTTCACCTCCGAGCGGATCGCCGAGCGTCCCGTCCTCGGCTGGGGGCTGGACGGTTCGCGGGAATTGCCGGGGGGCAATTCCTATCTCAAGCTTCCGGCCTGGGGCGGCGACGTGGTCATGGATGTGGAGGGCCTGGCCCTGCCGCTGCATCCCCACAATCTGTTCCTGCAGGTCTGGGTTGAGATCGGCGGCGTGGGCGCGCTGATCATGCTGGCCGGAGCGCTGGTTCTGGTCATGAGGTTGTCGCGCTCGGCCCGCAGCGGCCCGGCCGGGTTGGCCATGCTGGCGGGAGCGCTGGTGGTGGGAGCGTCGAGCTTTGGCGCCTGGCAGGCCTGGTGGCTGGCCTGCCAGTGGCTGTTCGCCGTCTATTGCGTGGCGCTGACCGGCGATGACGAGGCCAAATCGCCGATGCGTTCGAATTCGGCCGCCGCCTGA
- a CDS encoding radical SAM/SPASM domain-containing protein: MRLLDLYLTLRLALSTAVHTLAGRVKGRSYVPHPRTMLFIEPTSHCNLECSFCTYRLDRHPRLTLDMERFEDYVAQARAMGFADMVLTPINGDVFMDRTILDKLRLLDRLKDGPGIILYTNLIGASAEQLGEILALARLKMFQVSIYGHDFETFRRITGRGQVQFRRLLANLETIADLVAQGVVPQALSICVRTERHYRLEDEASGELHVLLRRLISLGIPVSVQSCLDDWGGLVAETDLDGLDMPLIRGRLIPKNGACIEPFYNVQILADGRVNACACRSVGEDLIIGDLRQDDLKTILSARNPAYTGLIERQQKGDFPQTCRGCSFYRSIYDRRIRNASPLGHMSLEQFHTFLSRE; encoded by the coding sequence ATGAGACTCCTCGATCTTTACCTGACCTTACGCCTCGCCTTGTCAACGGCGGTTCACACCCTTGCCGGGCGCGTGAAGGGACGCAGTTACGTCCCCCATCCGCGCACCATGCTGTTCATCGAGCCCACCAGCCATTGCAACCTGGAATGCAGCTTCTGCACCTATCGCCTTGACCGGCATCCCCGGCTGACCCTGGACATGGAGCGGTTCGAAGATTATGTCGCCCAGGCGAGAGCCATGGGCTTCGCCGACATGGTCCTGACTCCCATCAACGGTGATGTGTTCATGGACCGGACCATCCTCGACAAGCTGCGTCTGCTCGATCGCCTGAAGGATGGTCCCGGCATCATCCTCTACACCAATCTGATCGGCGCCTCGGCGGAGCAATTGGGCGAGATCCTCGCCCTGGCCCGCCTGAAGATGTTCCAGGTCAGCATCTACGGCCACGATTTCGAGACCTTCCGACGCATCACCGGACGCGGCCAGGTCCAGTTCCGCCGCCTGTTGGCCAATCTGGAGACCATCGCCGATCTGGTCGCCCAAGGCGTAGTGCCCCAGGCCCTGAGCATCTGCGTGCGCACCGAGCGCCATTACCGCCTGGAGGACGAAGCCTCGGGCGAGCTTCATGTCCTGTTGCGTCGCCTGATCAGCCTCGGCATCCCCGTCTCGGTGCAATCCTGCCTCGACGATTGGGGCGGACTGGTGGCTGAGACCGATCTGGACGGTCTGGACATGCCCCTGATCCGGGGCCGCCTGATCCCCAAGAACGGCGCCTGTATCGAGCCCTTCTACAACGTCCAGATCCTGGCCGATGGACGGGTCAATGCCTGCGCCTGCCGCTCGGTGGGCGAGGATCTGATCATCGGCGATCTGCGCCAAGACGATCTCAAGACCATCCTGTCGGCCCGCAACCCCGCCTATACCGGCCTGATCGAACGCCAGCAGAAAGGCGACTTTCCCCAGACCTGCCGGGGCTGCTCGTTCTATCGCAGCATCTATGACCGCCGGATCAGGAATGCCTCGCCCCTGGGCCATATGAGCCTGGAGCAGTTCCACACCTTTCTCAGCCGGGAATGA